CACGACGTTCATTAGTTCTTTTGTAACGTTCCGGAATCAAAAATGTTACAGTGATATAATTGAATAGAACACATAATTGAATGTCTTTCTGCGCTACACTATAGTGAGGCTGAGAAGGAAGTTCCTTGCTCTAGTCTAGGTCATGGGAGGACAGAAGAGGATGGAATTAGCTATATTCTGGTAACTCTGATGCACAGACATTCAAAAGCGTTTTCAGATAGCTTCAGACAGGGGCGGGTTCAGGTGGTATTACGTCGCAGTGGTTTGAAAAATTATTATAATTCTCAGAAATAGTATTACTTGTTCTAGCCTTTTTTTCTTCCCTTCCCTAAAGCAAGTCAGTAAGAACCGttagtaagtcagtcagtcagtcagccagccagtcagtcagtcagaaccGTTAGttagtaagtcagtcagtcagtcagtcagaaccGTTAGttagtaagtcagtcagtcagtcagaaccGTTAGttagtaagtcagtcagtcagtcagaactGTTAGttagtaagtcagtcagtcagtcagtcagtcagtcagccagccagtcagtaagAACCGTTAGttagtaagtcagtcagtcagtcagaaccGTTAGttagtaagtcagtcagtcagtcagaaccTGTAGTCAGTAAGTCAGTCGCCAGTCAGTAAGAACCGTTAGTTAGTAAGTCACCCAGTAAGAACCGTTAGttagtaagtcagccagtcagtcagaaccGTTAGttagtaagtcagccagtcagtcagtaagaaccgttagttagtcagtcagtcagaaccGTTAGTTAgtaagtcagccagccagtcagtcagaaagAACCGttagtaagtcagccagtcagtcagtaagaaccgttagttagtcagtcagtcagtaagaaccgttagttagtcagtcagtcgtcAGTCAGTAAGAAccgttagtcagtcagtcagtcagtcagaaccGTTAGttagtaagtcagtcagtcagtcagaaccGTTAGTTAGTaagtccgtcagtcagtcagtcagaaccgttagtaagtcagccagtcagtcagtaagaaCCGTTAGttagtaagtcagccagtcagtcagtcagccagccagtcagtcagtcagaaccGTTAGTTAGTAAGTCAGtcgtcagtgagtcagtcagccTGAACCTGTAGTCAGTAAGTAAGTCAGtaagcagtcagtcagtacctgtagttagtcagccagccagtcagtccatCAGTCAGTCCATCAGTACCtgtagtcagccagtcagccagtccatcAGTACCTGTagtcagccagccatccagtccATCAGTACCTGTagtctgccagccagccagtccatcagtcagccagccagccagtccatcAGTACctgtagtcagccagccagtccatcagtcagccagccagccagtccatcAGTACCTGTAGCGATAGACTCCAGCTGTGGAAGTTGGTGGTGATGTTGTCTTCTGACAGAGACAGGAGCAGGTCTCTGGGAAAGGCCTTGGCTGTTCATGGAAGCTGTGTCAAAACTAAGATAACGAAAACCttaagctagaatccttagttgctaccgACATCTTTGGACTTATAAAgtaatgatatatacccattgattcttgtagaatataacttataaatgccttataAAAGCTTAGTTCCACTGTCAGAAaccccatcagaaaccaaaataagctttttttgctccaatatttgtaaacaacttcaatgtaaacaaacactgtatagcctcaaaacatggttaaaacaatcattttgatatcatggatggtcagtccttgcatccatagctctgtctatgcatTTGAAAGGGGTTAGTTAAATCCAGGCCCATTCCTCCGCTTTTTAACAAAACAGAGGTGGGGTGAATgccttgttattgtttcaactgcagagTCTAGCTATAAAGGCTGAAAATCCATTGGCAAGATCAATTATCAGTTCATTTTGGTCAAGACGACTTTATCATTTAGGCAGGCAATGTAAAACGCAATGCAAAATGCTTTAAAaggtccaggtagtccctcctgGTTTCAGTCAGTTTTGTTTACTATTTGGTGCCCAATGAACACAATCTTGAACTCCAATGAGAGAAAACTTGATCTGTGCAGTGTACAAGTCCAATATgaacagtggtgggaaaagtacccaattgtcatacttgagtaaaagtaaagatacagtaatagaaaatgactcaagtaaaagtaaaagtcacccagtaaaattctacttgagtaaaagtatttggtttaaaatatagttaagtatcaaaagtaaaagtataaatcatttcaaattccttatattaagcaaaccagatggcaccattttttaaatgttttatttatttccagaaggccaggggcacactccaacactcagacataatttacaaacaaagcatgtgtgtttagtgagaggctgccagatcagaggcagtagggatgttctgttgataagtgtgtgaattgaattgttttctgttctgttttctgctctgctaaacattcaaaatgtaacgagtacttttgggtgtcaaggaaaatgtatggagtaaaaagtacaatattttcttaaggaattaagtaaaagtagtaaaaaatattaatagtaaagtaaagtacagataccccaaaacctacttaagtagtactttaaagtatttttacttaagtattttacaccactgaataTCAATATTCATAGACAAACACAGGCCTATACACATACAGAATGCAGAAACCCAGTGTGGTCTCTGACCTGGGGTGAATGTGAGAGGCAGGGCCACAGCCTTGGTCTCTGTCAGAGTCAGAAGGCTCTTGTTGCTGGACAGTACTGTCATCTGCTGGAGGCCTTGGCACGTGCCCCATATGGGGAAGTAATCAGACGCATCGTTGGTCTGGAAGACAATGACAAAACACGAGCATGAAACAACAGGAGTACTGCTCAACAGGTAGAAGTAATATAGTGGAAGCTGAACCACTACACTGCTAACACCTAACCAGACACTTCAGATCTGTAAACATAGAAACATTAGGAACAAGGGGAAGAGGTAGGGAGCAAAATGGAACCCGCTGTCCGTGTTGTAAACTGTGGGTACCATATATTGGACATTTAACAATGTATTAATTCTTTGAAACCATTTTATAGTTATTGAAAACAATTCAATACATTTATCGTCAATGAAGGATAAAAACCAAATATCATTTTGGTGGGTATGGAGTACCTTGATAGCCAGATCATAGAAGATCTTTGACAGACAACTGAACCGGGAAGTCTGCAGATCTACACCCCCACCTGGTAACAGCAGCCTAcaacaaccaatcaaccaatcaaataGCCTATAGTCCTTCACATTTTAATTATTCCCACGAAGGTATCTGATTACGGTTATATAAATAAGTGAACAATAATTTCACTCACCCATTTATTGAGTTAAATATATTCTCATACTCTTCATCAGTTCTGTTTATTCTATCAGAGGAAGGAATGAAGGAAGTAAATGATTACAATCAGCCAACATACTTTTGACACTCAACAGATactgagaaaaaaaaaactgtgaGGTGGATTACAAAGCCTTTCATTGTGCTTTATTTCCTAGAAAATCACTAGGCTTTGACTTATCTGGGATAATGCACTGGCATTCAAGAGGCCTTGGTTCAAAGCACGTCAGTCACACATACCTTATGGGGACAACTCTGGCTCCAGCACTCTCCAGGTACTTTACATAGGAAGCAGCGATGTAGGAGGATCCCTGAGCATGAGGGTCTCCCACTATGTTCTCCTGGGCCAGGACCCCTGAAATAACAAAACACTCTACGTTACAATACACtttacattacactacattacaaCATCACATTTTACATTACAATACACTTTACATTACAACATCACATTTTACATTACAATACACTTCACATTACAACATCACATTTTACATCACAATACACTTTACATTACACCACATTTTACATTACAATACACTTCACATTTGTCAGGAATCccacttcctgagtctgttttctgcctgagctgactgttttctgtTTTGGAGTCTTTTGTctgaggttcctgaacgcaccctgtctggttgccaggcgacgaagctaggcgggagatctagtgattatccgcacctgcatctcatcagccatctgcacacctggtcctgatcatcacctcttcataaaccctgagctgacatccattccctgccggatcgttagcaacgaacagtatgttgtgtcagcgtatcagcctcatgtttcctgagctagtcttgttgttttgtacttgttactggttactcactcccgtttactccgtctacagtcattctcccggaacattcaactcccttgcctggccgtcggtggattcagtgacttcattggatcaacccatttactctcatcaactcacctccgctgccgctccgtctcctggattattcaatttacacatcaagactaccaataaatactcaccttcattttactcaccttgtcctggtctgcttctgggttctgtcttagagaatcgtgacaacattacaatacacttcacattacaacacattttacattacaatacattttacACTTCACATTACAACACATGTTACATTACAATACACtttacattacaacaacagattacattacaacaacaagactagcatcctgtccaggggatGTAGTTGTACATCAAGttgcctcacactacagaaacaggaaatagactcctgccctatgggccgttttCGCTTGGACAAGACTAACAAGACCACTCCTTGGAAAAAATACCAAACCAGCAACCCCAGCCACTTGGTTTGCtgtaaagctgagggatggtgttaaTGTAAAGATGTGTGTTTAATAGAACCATCATCATCTCACAGATTAATCGTTTCCCTTAACCGTCCTCTCAGTCATGATTGGCAACATCTATAGGTGATTTCAAGAGACTATTTAGTTGCTTAGCCCTACATTCCTTTGGGGCATTTACATATATAAACTGCTTTAAAACATACTTTCACAAAACCTGCTTTGCTGCTAGAAACCTTTATAAATGAATGCCATTCAGCCTACTTGGCTA
The sequence above is drawn from the Salmo salar chromosome ssa22, Ssal_v3.1, whole genome shotgun sequence genome and encodes:
- the LOC106583721 gene encoding gamma-glutamyl hydrolase; this encodes MSSPVAVLAVLAACLCGVPLPVACRDHLNYRPIIGVLAQENIVGDPHAQGSSYIAASYVKYLESAGARVVPIRINRTDEEYENIFNSINGLLLPGGGVDLQTSRFSCLSKIFYDLAIKTNDASDYFPIWGTCQGLQQMTVLSSNKSLLTLTETKAVALPLTFTPGQRPHWVSAFSKAFPRDLLLSLSEDNITTNFHSWSLSLQNYSRNAKLKHFYKVLTTNTDGRREFISTMEANHYPFYAVQWHPEKSPFEWVDKPGMVHSAASVRASFYTAHFFVSEAMKNHHKFSSASEEERALIYNYSPVFTGLDGIFLQKYYFD